In Vanessa tameamea isolate UH-Manoa-2023 chromosome 25, ilVanTame1 primary haplotype, whole genome shotgun sequence, a single window of DNA contains:
- the LOC113401816 gene encoding coiled-coil-helix-coiled-coil-helix domain-containing protein 7, whose protein sequence is MKNTDAERLNPCFKEQEKSYECLNKNGFVQEKCEAYFDNYNTCKKFWGKVFKDRKARGLTPYLPDIADRERIKGEYIQKIKNNTV, encoded by the exons atgaaAAACACTGACGCCGAACGTTTGAATCCATGTTTTAAG GAGCAGGAGAAATCTTATGAATGCTTGAATAAAAATGGATTTGTTCAAGAAAAATGTGAAGCCTATTTCGATAATTACAACACATGTAAAAAATTCTGG GGTAAAGTTTTCAAAGATAGAAAAGCGAGAGGTTTGACACCTTATTTACCAGATATTGCAGATAGAGAAAGAATAAAAGGAGAGtatatacagaaaataaaaaacaatacagtgtaa
- the LOC113401812 gene encoding ethanolaminephosphotransferase 1-like: MFQYKYLSREHLEGFDNYKYMSKDTSPLSVYVMHPFWNKVVKIIPRWVAPNVLTFAGFMLTVLDFVLLSYYDYDYLAASTKVHNETSTEPLNGHMEVIPHSLWYILAVFLFLAYTLDGIDGKQARRTQTSGPLGELFDHGLDSYSVFFIPACLYSIFGRLDFSIPPIRMYYVMWNLLINFYLSHWEKYNTGVLFLPWGYDFSMWMSTLVFLWTGLRGTGFYKRYLFRGYTLANAFEWLIYFTGVFTNLPVSLYNIYQSYKLRTGKMRSTTEAIRPLWSLLSMIVVCSIWVHKSDRLPDCDPRALFLLIGTLFSNVACRLIVSQMSNQRCEMFNWLFWPLSAATILSLIFPNYELVMFYTMISMSIAAHIHYGVCVVRQMCDHFRINCFHIKQRSD, encoded by the exons atgtttcaatataaatatctcAGCCGGGAACATCTCGAGGGCTTCGACAATTACaag tatatgTCAAAAGATACGAGCCCCCTGAGTGTTTATGTCATGCACCCTTTTTGGAATAAAGTCGTAAAG ATAATACCACGATGGGTTGCACCAAACGTTTTGACATTTGCTGGGTTTATGCTGACAGTACTTGACTTTGTGCTGCTATCATACTATGATTACGACTATTTGGCTGCTAGCACTAAAGTTCACAATGAGACATCTACAGAACCCCTGAATGGGCATATGGAAGTCATTCCACACTCTCTGTGGTACATCTTAGCAGTATTCCTCTTCTTAGCCTACACTCTAG atGGTATTGATGGCAAGCAGGCGCGCCGGACGCAGACCTCTGGACCTTTAGGTGAATTATTTGACCATGGACTTGATTCATATTCAGTTTTCTTTATACCAGCCTGTCTTTATTCCATTTTTGGACGTTTAGACTTCTCTATACCACCTATTAG AATGTATTATGTGATGTGGAATCTACTAATCAATTTTTATCTGAGCCACTGGGAAAAGTACAATACCGGCGTATTATTTCTACCGTGGGGTTACGATTTCAGTATGTGG ATGTCAACATTAGTCTTCCTATGGACGGGTTTAAGAGGCACCGGTTTCTACAAGCGCTATTTATTCAGGGGATACACTCTCGCCAACGCGTTCGAGTGGCTCATATACTTTACAGGTGTCTTCACTAATTTACCTgtctcattatataatatatacca ATCGTATAAACTAAGGACAGGAAAAATGCGCTCCACAACTGAAGCAATACGACCGTTGTGGTCTCTACTAAGCATGATTGTCGTTTGCTCGATATGGGTCCACAAGTCGGATCGGTTGCCGGATTGCGACCCGCGTGCCTTATTCCTACTCATTGGAACGCTGTTCAGTAATGTTgca tgccGTCTCATAGTGAGCCAAATGAGCAACCAGCGGTGTGAAATGTTTAATTGGTTGTTCTGGCCTTTGTCGGCCGCTACTATATTGTCCCTCATCTTTCCCAACTACGAATTAGTAATGTTTTACACTATGATCTCTATGAGTATTGCGGCTCATATTCACTATGGGGTTTGTGTG GTAAGGCAAATGTGTGACCACTTCCGAATAAACTGTTTCCACATAAAGCAACGTTCAGATTGA